The Pongo abelii isolate AG06213 chromosome 11, NHGRI_mPonAbe1-v2.0_pri, whole genome shotgun sequence genome includes a window with the following:
- the CRYBA2 gene encoding beta-crystallin A2: MSSASAPGPAPASLTLWDEEDFQGRRCRLLSDCANVCERGGLPRVRSVKVENGVWVAFEYPDFQGQQFILEKGDYPRWSAWSGSSSHNSNQLLSFRPVLCANHNDSRVTLFERDSFQGCKFDLVDDYPSLPSMGWASKDVGSLRVSSGAWVAYQYPGYRGYQYVLERDQHSGQFRTYSEFGTQAHTGQLQSIRRVQH; the protein is encoded by the exons ATGAGCAGCGCCTCCGCGCCTGGCCCGGCGCCCGCCAGCCTCACGCTCTGGGACGAGGAGGACTTCCAGGGCCGTCGCTGTCGGCTGCTGAGCGACTGTGCGAACGTCTGCGAGCGCGGAGGCCTGCCCAGGGTGCGCTCGGTCAAGGTGGAAAACGGCGT TTGGGTGGCCTTTGAGTACCCCGACTTCCAGGGACAGCAGTTCATTCTGGAAAAGGGAGACTATCCTCGCTGGAGCGCCTGGAGTGGCAGCAGCAGCCACAATAGCAACCAGCTGCTGTCCTTCCGGCCAGTGCTCTGCGCG AACCACAATGACAGTCGTGTGACACTGTTTGAGAGGGACAGCTTCCAAGGCTGCAAGTTTGACCTCGTTGATGACTACCCATccctgccctccatgggctgGGCCAGCAAGGATGTGGGTTCCCTCAGAGTCAGCTCCGGAGC GTGGGTGGCCTACCAGTACCCAGGTTACCGAGGCTACCAGTACGTGTTGGAGCGGGACCAGCACAGCGGACAGTTCCGTACTTACAGTGAGTTCGGCACACAGGCCCACACTGGGCAGCTGCAGTCCATCCGGAGAGTCCAGCACTAG